The genomic window CAAAACAACTCCCTTGCTCTCACCTACAAACTGACTGTTCCTCTTATTTCACCCAGTCGTCGTAATTACCGTAATTACAGTCGTCCCAGGCGCCCTCTACACGACGACAACCATACCGCACCTCTTCGAGGTTTCAGACGATTTTAGGGCCCTTATCGTCTAGAGGGTAAATTCTACCACCACACGACAGCGCAGGAGTATCTTTGGAACAGTCTTCTGAGTATCTGACTAAGTCCTCTCGAACCTAGGCTTACTTCGCTTTTGACGCACCTCAACCACAGGTCGTCTCGTTGCCTCAACCCCTGTTTCGACCAACTCAGCCTGGGCCACAACTCGCTCCCACTCGGGTTTCAACTCAGGTTGACTCAACGAAGAAACTAAACCAGTTTGGGTCTAAACCAGGGGCGTCTTTATCACATCGCGCGTCCCCCGCCGTGACGCGGTACCAACTCCACCTGTCCTCTTACGTGCCCCCTGCTGCGCCGGCCTCGTTATAGGCTGCGTTACGCGGCTGGCCCTCCCCTGCCCCGACGCGATGATCTAGGTCGCTAAACTAGTCTTCCCACCCCAGTTAGGGATCAACGTACCTCTCCGTACCGGGTTAGTATTAGTAGAAGTCCCCCGCATCCTAGTAGAAGTAGAACCCATCTCCACGGGAGGCCCTATTCATACCGGCTATCCTCAAGCTTGACGTGTATTACTGTCTGAGGGGGCTGATGTTGAGCTTTCCATCTCCCTTCCGGCCTATTCCGGAGTCAGGACTTGTACTTATACTCCACGGACCATAGATTGGACACGAGGCTCTAACCCACGTAAGACTCTTTGTGGGGTTCCCTTGGCTTCTAAACGAGCTGGCGTAGTAAGCTGGTCGTCACGTATCCATCCGGTGAGTCGAACGGGGTCCGAAATATACCATCCACGTGACAACTACGAGGTCATCACCCTTGGGTAGACAACTGTTATTTCGCGTGTGGTAACCGAAGCTTTCTCGCTCAGCTATTACGACGGACTTCCACCGGGTGCCTACATTTCCACTGTTCTTTCAGTATACCAACTACGAACCTGTGTAGATACGGTGCTTTTCCTTATGCATCGGACAGTTGTTCGTACAACACCTAGTATAAGTACAGGCCGCCGAGTTGTATTCTCTATTATAGTTAACACCGTCTAGATAGGTTTTTTCTCCCAACCGGATCCTCTCAAAAGCTTAGAAATTCCATTGTTCACCTACACGCTAAATCCTCGCGGTATAAAAAACTCGAATAGCCACCTCCGGCATGCCATTTGACCGTCCACAACCTTCACAGGCCAACTACCGAAGCCACCTCAAATCTTGCACCTACTCACCGGTGGGACACCTATCTACCTCCTTCTTCCAGTCCGAACCTCGACCCACCTTCGTCTCTCAACTTGAACAACACCTCAACGCCTTCCATCCGCTGTCCACACTTCGTGAAAAACCGCCACACCGGGTCCGTGTACGTGGCCTTTGTCGCCCACCCGACGGCTGTCCTACGATGGGTCACGAGAGCCCTGTCTGTGGCTTTTGTTGTCCGTCTCTTTTTTCCCAAAGGTTTATTACCTACGAAGAACGCGAGCCACACCTATCACGCCGAAAACCGGGCGCACCCCTTCCAACCTTATGCGAACAATCCAACCACTCTCCTCGCCCCCTTCCATCTAAACCTTCGTCCCCGCCTATCCTCCTGTAGAAACTTTCTCTGTACCACCCCAAACCCACTACCAACTCCACCGACTCCACCCACCTACTTCAATTACAACATTCCCTGCAACCACCATCCTCACGATCTTCGACCGTCTCATCACCTCAACATTAATGACACCAATTAAACTCCCTTCTCATGGAAGGCGGGTAAAAATGGTTGTTCCCAGGTTGGGAGAAGTTTTGATCCTGCGTTTCAGAATCCTCTCCGTACCCACCGTACGACTCCATGTCTCCCAACTCCACATCCTTCTGCAGCTCCTACCTCCGCCGCCACCACTTCGACGCGGCGCCACCCTTTCGCCGCTGGTACTGCTCCACCCTTTCGCCGCTGGTACTGCTCCACATACTCGATTGAACGCTCAGACAGCTGGGGGGCAACTTCTCGACGACTAGCCTCACCTCTTCCATCAAAGAGAAGATGGTGTCCCCTTTCTGCAACTCCCACtaaagcggaaaaaaaaaagattttcctCACTACCTCTACTAAAGAGAAGATGGTGTCCCCTTTCTGCAACTCCCACtaaagcggaaaaaaaaaagattttcctCACTACCTCTACTACACTAAAACTACTTTGCCGATAATCTCGAAGAAACTTGTCAATATCAACTTATCATAAAGACGTCTTTGAGGTCGGGTGAATTTGCCGGGAATCTAAACTGAAAAGACAAAAGATCgtatgaaatataatattattttccgTATATTACCCTTAGTACCAATAGTAAAGTGTTACTAATCATATCAACACGAAATTAGTAGCCGAACAGAAATGCCCAAGTACCGATTTTTTTCCCTGTATTCCTATAAAGTAtcgttccttttctttttttttcttcagtttCACCTAATAGTCCCACTTGAAGTGGAataatctataaaaattaataccTATCACTTCCCGTTTCTACAAGTTAGACCTTTTTCTTGTTCTACAAATTAATCTTAAATCTTTGAGCTTCTCGAAATAGACACGtaatcaggaaaaaaaaagaaactttccTAGATACGTAGTAGTTAGACgttttttaacaaattacagAGATATGGAATCAATCAATTAAGCGCTAATTTTGCGCTTACTATGCgcttaatatttttaatgcaTAATTTGCCAGGCTAGGCATAAAAAGGCTTTTCAAGCCTTTTTTTGCGGTTTAGAAAGAGTTTTTTTGAACAAGCGCTTAATAAGCGTTAAGCGTTTACTAAGCTAATTTTTTTGCCGTGAGCGGCAGCGCCTAAGCGCCAGCTCCGAGCGGCGAGCGCAGCAGCGACGCGAGCAGCAGCGCCTAAGCGCCGGCTTCCAGCGCAGCAGCAGCGAGAGCAGCGGCTTGAGCAGGCCCaacaggaggaggaggaggcggcagGACCGGCCGTGGCCCTCGTTCTCGCCGGCGCTGCCGTCTACGGGAGAGCGCGGCAGGCgtcttttttctccttctctttgtCATTTTTCATAGCCCCGAAAACTCGTATGAACACGCGCCAGGTGCTCCGGTGAAACACCGGAGCACCTGGTGTACTCTCCCTCCAGGTGCCACCTGGAGGGAGAGTaattagtaaaatatatatatatatatatatagatatatgagagagagagagagagagacttaaaTTGAACGGGCCCTATAAGTCACCTATTCAGAGAGCTCTGGACCTCACTACCTCTAAAAACCTTCCCTCTACCTTGTCGACGAAAAATTCCACCGCGCAATCCGCTACCCCGAGTCTCCCACAATCTCCCAATCGATCCGCTGTTATCTCAAGCCCGAACCctgctttaaaaataaatcgaGAGAGTGTTATGTTGCTTCAAAAGGAATGTGCTTTCCTCTTGCCATCTAATGTCTTGGATCAAATCTGTGCAAGGTCTGGCCAGACGGAAGCGGTATCAGACAGATGATCTCCCTCAGGTGCTCCTTCGTAGCTgagattttaaagttttattttatggCTAAAGGTTATAtcgataattttttatgttggaATGTCCGTGGCCTCTCTCGACTGCGAAAATGTGGGATTATAAAGCGAACCCTTCTATCAAATAGATGCAGTTTTATCTGTCTTCAAGAGACCAAACTACAATGTCTCAACACTAGCAAATTAAGAAGTATCTGCGGAAAAAATCTTGACGGTTACGTATACAAGGAATCTCGGGGTCGATCCGGTGGTTTACTAACAGCTTGGGACTCCACCAAATTTGACCTCATTTCAAGTTGGTGTTTTAACTATACACTTTCAACCCTCTGTGTGGATAGAAAAACTGGGCAGAATTTTCTTGTAACAAATGTCTATGGGCCGTGTGTGAATCGGCTAGTTGATGATTTTCTCCTAGAATTACAGCAGGTTCGCTTGTTGGCGAGCGTTCCTTGGATCTTGCTGGGGGATTTTAATATCACTAGATTCATTTCTGATTCAAATTCAGCTCGAAGACAATCTGTTGCTTCCCGCAATTTCAATGATACCATTGACAACCTTTGCCTGATTGAGCTACCTCTGTGCGGTAGACGCTACACATGGTCAAACAGGCGTTACCGGCCAACTTTGGTTAAACTTGACCGTTGTTTAGTGTCAACCGATTGGAATTCACTGTATCCTACTAGCTTTCTTCACCCTGTTGCCAATGCAGTGTCCGACCATTGTGCTATCCTGCTTAGCTGTGCGTCAAAACTCAACAGGACAAATATTTTTCGCTTCGAGAACTATTGGTTGTCCTGCTCTGATTTTAATGATGTGGTCAAGAATGCATGGATGGCAGTTGAATCAACCAATGCCACCCCAGGTTATACTCTACATAGAAAATTATTGGCCCTGCAGCGAGCATTAACCTCTTGGAGCAAACTTCATGCACCCGATCCTGACCGAACGATTACAAATTGTTTAAAATGGATCTCCTTTTTCGACAACGCGGAGGAAACTCGCCAACTCGACACTGCTGAATTCAAAATTAGATGTCTACTCAAGGAAAGGGTTGATACATTATGCGAACAAGCCGAAATCAAGTGGAAGCAAAGGTCTCGAATAAATTGGCTCAAGTTAGGCAACCGCAACACCAGCTTCTTTCATGCTTATGCTAGCGGTCGTAGACGGCGGAATTACATCCACCAAATTAAGTGTAACAACCTCACCCTGAACAAACCATCTGACATTGCCGAGACCTTTTTCCAATATTTTCGCTCCTCTATTGGATCCTGCTACACCCCTTCAGCCTATATCAATCTTACTGCCCTTTATCAAAGTCTGCCTCCAGACAGTACTCCTAACCTCCATCATCTTTCGACAAATATTTCTGAGCTGGAAGTCAAAGCCGCAATCGATGCGCTTCAGGGGGACAAAGCACCGGGGCCTGATGGCTTCCCTATGGGATTCTATCAACGGTTCTGGCCCATTTTAAAAGCAGATATATTATGTTTTATGCAGGGTTTCTTTGCTGGTGGCGACATCCCACATTATCTCAACAGCTCATGGATTTCTTTGATCCTAAAGACAGCGCAAGCTATTGCACCAGAGCATTTCCGACCTATTAGCCTTACTCATGCTATTAGCAAAATTATCTCAAAGGTGCTCGCGACCCGTTTGCTGACGGTCATTGATTCACTCATTGACCCGCATCAAACAGCCTTTATCAAGAACCGCAGCATTCATGACAGCTTTGTAATGGCTCACGAGGTTCTTAACGCTGCTAGAAGGCGGANGTGAGAAGGAAAGTATCCGCAAGTTTAGTAGGAAAGACAAATGATGTCTACAAACATTGGTCTTGTCTTTgcaaaaatatctattttttttattttcaaaagatgaaaaaaatatttgaaaatatttttgatgctCCCCTTCttcaatattaattattaaataatggTTAAATTGCACTTTTAGTCCTCTGACTTTAAGGTGAGCaatattttgattctcaaacttaaattaattatgatttctagtttaaactttttgagttattataattaaaattttcaatctaaTTTAGCTAGTTAGATCTTGATATTTCAATAATCTGATATTGATGTAGCATATTAGTAATTGCCACACTATCAATTGTAACACTATTACATTAGTATCACATTATTAATTTATCattatttaaccaactaaattCGATTTTGCGACTTAATTGCAGTAATTTAGAAAACTTaagtcaaaaataataataaatttaagtttggaAACTACTGTGAAGTTTACTTATATCCAGCTGCAGTTGCGTTCGAAGCACGCTAGACTAATTATCTACACTTGGAGAGAAGACCATAAATGTAATTTAACCTTAAATAATGGTGGAAACTAGGAGAAGACCATAAACGTAATTTAGGCTAATTAATGGTGAAAACTAACAACGAAGAATAGCAAATATTCTAAATTCTTCGAATGCGTTCAAACAACATAATCCAGATTTAAGAGTATCGAGCATGAGGTACTTTATAGACTTCTCCTAGTTTCCACCATTATTTAAGGTTAAATTACATTTATAGACTTCTTGAATGAATTGTCtatttcaggaaaaaaaaaaaaaaaaaaaaaaaaaaaaattttttttatttcttattatataGTTTTGATTCGGGTAGCGAGTGTGTAAGAGATCTAAATATAGTTTTTGCGTAAACTTTTAACAAATTTGAAATCCGTCTCCTGATTtttaaaaagtgcaaaatcatcATCCGAACTTTGAATAAGCCGCAATCTATCCCAAAATCAATATTGGTGGAGAAAAGAAACAATATTGAAGTATTATCTAGCTACTACATCAGTATTTCTAGAGGGTCATTTTGAAGAGAGAAATCCTGTAAATTATCTAGATTTAGATCAATAAGCAACCGATTGACACGCCActcttataaaatattaaaaaaagattgcAATACAAACATATATCAACAACCTAGCTCGGAAAACATAGTTACGATCGGCATTATTGCCTTTTTCCTAGTACCGTTGCTGATTGAGGAACATAAAGTAAGAAAACCATAATACTCACAGTCACACTCAAACATCAAAACATATactgaaaaaaaacaaaaaaaaacatattgcAGCAAGCATAATGTCTGAGTTTAGCAACTATTATTAAGGAGCGAAGATGAGGAGGATTCAGATGCGGTGATTGATTTAGCAGATGCAGAAACGACACTAGCCGATGCTCCAGTGGATGATGATGAGGTATAATTGAAATTCGATAGATCTATCGGCGGCGCGAACACCAGCTCCGGCATCTTAGCAGAAAGAGCGGGCAAGGGAATTTCGAAGCGCAGAACACCAATTGCTTCTTGGATTGACGGTCGTCGATTATAATCTGGGTGGGCACACCACAACCCAACAACCATCAAGCTCTCCATTTCTGGTTCGATGAAATCGCCGTTGAGACGCTCGTCGGCTGCTTCGAGAACTGATTTACTTCCATACAGATCCCAGACCCACTCAACCAGGCTAACTTTGCTCCGATCCTCCGTCTGGACTATGCACTGTCTCCCGCAAGCGATTTCGAGTAAGACGACACCGAAACTAAAGATGTCAGTCTCCTTACTGGCCTTTCCGGTGATGAAACATTCGGGGGCCAGGTATCCCAAGGTGCCTGCAAGAACCGTGGTTTGCGAGCCGCGGTCGTGGTCGACGAGCCGCGCCAGCCCGAAGTCGCCGAGCTTGGCGCCGAACGACGAATCCAGCATGATGTTGCTCGGCTTGATGTCTCGGTGCACCACGCACTGCTCCCACTCGGTGTGAAGATACAGCAAAGCGGAGGCCAGGCCTTGCGCTATGTTGTATCTCGCCGACCACGGCAGTAGCCTCTCTTTGCTGTAGAGATAGGAATCCAGGCTTCCGTTGGGCATCAGCTCGTAGACCAGCAAGAAATCTCCGCGTCTGTGGCACCAGCCTATGAGCTGCACCAGATTCCGATGCCGCAGTCGGCTTATCGCGTTGATCTCGGACGTGTACTCCTTCAGCCCTTGTTTCGACCCCTTGGAGATTCTTTTGATGGCTACGGGAAGGTTTATGGACCTCAGGAACCCTTTGTACACAAAACCAAATCCTCCCTGCCCAAGCTTCTCTGCCTCGTCAAAGTTGTTTGTTGCGGCAACCAATTCGCTGTAAGGAAACCTCTGGGGTCCCCTACCTCTCTCGAACTCATAGTCAATCAGCTCATCATCGTCGTCCATGccgccttcttcttcctctcccgtGGTGGCCTTCTTACGCGACGGAAGAAACCAGCAAACTGCCGCAACCAAACAGACCACAGCGAATACTCCAGCGGCCGAACCGGCCACAACTCTGACATTACTTTTGCCCGAGAAAGTCGACGGCGCAGGGGCCAGCTGTGTTGGTGGGCTCGTAATCGTAAGATTACTCTTCCTTTCCAAAGTTGAGTTGAAATTCCAGTACAGGATCTGATGCAGCTCGACATTGTAGCCAGTGGCAGCTGAGAAGCCAACGGCAACCTCCTGGGGTAGTACTGCCTTCAAATCAACAAGGGAAGAGAGGCTGAAAGGGCTAGTGTAGTTTGGATTACCGTCGAAAGAAAGCAAGACACTTAAAAACTTCGTGGTGATATTGTAGTCGATTGACACGGTCGCGCGGGTGCCGTTTCTGGTGATATCCGGCAAGTCCGTGTACCCCGTAGAGTAGATGGAATTGATATCAATACCAATGTGATAGTCGCTCGGATCCCAGGAATTCATGAAGGTGTCGAACTCGACCGCCACTATGTGATTATGCGTCAAGTTAAAAGCGGTTCCATTGTCCAAGAGGCCGAGGTAGGCGCCACCGTTGAACCTAGGGACTACCGACGGAAAAGGGGAGAGGAAGAACGCTAGCCCGTCCCCGGAAATGCTCGTGTTCGTGGGTTGGATGACGTAAGAGAAGCTAGTGTGAAAGCTAGCCACGTCGCCCGTGGCGTTGTCCCAAAGAAGCACCGGATTTCTGTACACCGCTCGGCCTTGGCTGTTGCGTGTGTCCTTCGTAAGATTGATGACAGTGCGGTTCCAGACAGCGTCGGCCTGAAATGTGATATTTGACATGTTAATGTCGGGATCCGAAAAATTGAAGCTGAAGGAGAGTGGTGTTGCATGTGGTATGCAAACATCAAAGAGGATGATGTCGAAGAACAAGAAGAGGGAGCACCTAGTTCTTGATTTGGAGACAGCCATTTAATCGGAGTTGTTTGCAACGGTGGCTTCTAGCTAGCAAGTTGTTTCTCTACATTTAGCTTGGAAGGAAGACGACTAGGCTCCGCGTTAATTCTGCATTTTGACGAAGAGTATTCAGAGTGCATACGTAGGACATTAATGATGAAAAGAACGTAACCAATTAAGCTTGCCTTCCCAGTAATTGCTGGAGTAAATTGTATAATTGTTCgcagaattttttataaaattttctttaggTCGGTTAATTAACCTCTTTAATTAGTGTATTCCAATcaacatattaaattttaattctacaaTTATTGGGTCCGTgctcaaattttgatttatttttttaaggataAAACACTAATTAATATAGTAGCCCATTTAGCTACCAAATTATAATATGCCAATGGATGTTGATAATCATTTTAGTTATTATAACATctcaaattattcttattaaactattacataatattaaatatttgaaaactaaattggTAGACAAATCATCTCTAAAATCTAAATTAGTAATCATTGTTGAAGGGTCTGAATCAAACTAATAAATAGAAATATCCTTGCACAATATTGTATATTATACAACTCAGAGttcttattttatctaatatgaAACTATTACTTTTACTGCTCTATTACCACACGCTAACTACTATTATTACTATGTCGTGTAGACAcaataaaatcacataaaattctGGATGACAAAAGACTTTGAACTGGCAACACGGCCTGCGTGTTGTGCGGGGTTGAAGAAGAAACTGTCGACCACTTATTCACACGGTGCGTCTTCTCGATATTTCTATTGGTGACGACCTTGCAGCATGTCTAGTCTAGAGATTGGGGGGATGACGTGAGCGCAgtctgggataggtggatgACGAGGATTGGAACGCAGTCGTCGAGTATTATGGTATCCGGATTGGTAGCCTGCTGGTGGGTAATTTGGGAGGTCAGAAACGGCGTGATCTTTAGAAAGACCCAATCGGACCCCTTCTTTGCAGCTTATAAAATTAAGCAGCTGACGAATCTTTGGGAGCAATTTCTATTAGGTAATCGACGGCACGTTTGTAgtcagtagtttttttttttttttttttcgcccccTCCGAAGCTTATGTTGCCTTACCCCTGTAGCTTAGTTCattttttcaatgaatgaaacggatagcgtgctatctatttctcaaaaagaaagaaactttgAACTTAGACTAGGCAAGATGAAATGACTGTCATCTCTCAAGAACATGGGACAAGAACCAGTTAAAATTTACTCTgcctgatttaataaaaatatttacgtCCATGCTTTAAAATTTGTGCGGAGGATATTCTGACACATGATAAAGGGTTGGGAGACTAATCTTCAGCTAATGTTAATCACTCGAACTAGTCAAATAAGTTATCAACCTTTTCTTAGTCTACTAATTATCTATCTAGATAGCTTTTCAGAGGCTAGAATTTTGATTTCCGAATGAGTATTTAGAAAATAGGACACGTTTTGGTTGATTTCTTTGGT from Ananas comosus cultivar F153 linkage group 23, ASM154086v1, whole genome shotgun sequence includes these protein-coding regions:
- the LOC109728355 gene encoding L-type lectin-domain containing receptor kinase IX.1-like — protein: MAVSKSRTRCSLFLFFDIILFDVCIPHATPLSFSFNFSDPDINMSNITFQADAVWNRTVINLTKDTRNSQGRAVYRNPVLLWDNATGDVASFHTSFSYVIQPTNTSISGDGLAFFLSPFPSVVPRFNGGAYLGLLDNGTAFNLTHNHIVAVEFDTFMNSWDPSDYHIGIDINSIYSTGYTDLPDITRNGTRATVSIDYNITTKFLSVLLSFDGNPNYTSPFSLSSLVDLKAVLPQEVAVGFSAATGYNVELHQILYWNFNSTLERKSNLTITSPPTQLAPAPSTFSGKSNVRVVAGSAAGVFAVVCLVAAVCWFLPSRKKATTGEEEEGGMDDDDELIDYEFERGRGPQRFPYSELVAATNNFDEAEKLGQGGFGFVYKGFLRSINLPVAIKRISKGSKQGLKEYTSEINAISRLRHRNLVQLIGWCHRRGDFLLVYELMPNGSLDSYLYSKERLLPWSARYNIAQGLASALLYLHTEWEQCVVHRDIKPSNIMLDSSFGAKLGDFGLARLVDHDRGSQTTVLAGTLGYLAPECFITGKASKETDIFSFGVVLLEIACGRQCIVQTEDRSKVSLVEWVWDLYGSKSVLEAADERLNGDFIEPEMESLMVVGLWCAHPDYNRRPSIQEAIGVLRFEIPLPALSAKMPELVFAPPIDLSNFNYTSSSSTGASASVVSASAKSITASESSSSSLLNNSC